Proteins found in one Neomonachus schauinslandi chromosome 1, ASM220157v2, whole genome shotgun sequence genomic segment:
- the SS18L2 gene encoding SS18-like protein 2 — protein sequence MSVAFVPDWLKGKAEVNQETIQRLLEENDQLIRCIVEYQNKGRANECVQYQHVLHRNLIYLATIADANPTSASKAME from the exons ATGTCGGTGGCCTTCGTACCGGACTGGCTGAAAGGCAAGGCGGAAGTCAATCAGGAGACGATCCAGCGG CTCTTGGAGGAGAATGACCAGCTCATCCGCTGTATCGTGGAGTATCAGAACAAAGGCCGGGCGAATGAGTGCGTCCA GTACCAGCATGTGTTACACAGAAATCTCATTTATTTGGCTACCATCGCAGATGCCAACCCAACCAGTGCTTCAAAAGCAATGGAATAA